The DNA region TAAAGCATTGGATATATTCACGCGTCGCCTCCAGCCGCTTTCCTTTGGCTTCCAGCGTATAGGCAAGGGCGTGATGGGCTTCTATCAGGTTTTTATCCAGTTCCAGCGATTGCCGCGCGGTTTTCTCCGCTTTTTCCAGCCACGCGGTATCATTGGAAAAATTCCACCAGAAGTGCAGGGCATACGCATAAGCTAGCGAGGCGTGGGCGCGGGCGAATTTGGGGTCAAGCGTCACAGCCGTTTCCAGGCAGCTTATCGCGGAATTGTTGCTTTCCTTGGTCACCTCGCCGGAAAGATAGGCAACGCCTTTCAGGTAATTGTCATAAGCGGGGATATTTTCCGTCCCGTATTTGAAGATATCCTTGTTGTCCATAATCTGCAGGCGAAGGGCGTTTGCCACCTGGCGCGAGACCTGGTCAAGGAGATTTAAGGTATCGGTATCCTTTCCCTGGTATGCCTGCACCACCGGGCGCTCCCTGCCATAGGCATCGATGATTTCCACATTCACCCGCAACTGCCCTTCGGAACGGATAAAGCTCCCGCTGATTATTTTGGAAACCTGAAGCTCCTCTTTTAAGGCTTCCGCTTTCCATTCCTTGCCTTTATACGGAAGCGTGGCGTTAAGCGGGCGGATGACGAGCGATTCAATCTTCAGGAGCTGGACATTCAGCTCGGAGGTAATGGCAATCGATAAATAATCGGATTCCTTGTCGTTATTCAGGTTGCGGAAGGGCATGACGGCAATGGCGTCATAGGGCTTGGTGAAAAGGAATACTTTTAATAAGACCGCGGCGATGATAAAGACAAGTATCAGAGGGATAACGACCGCCTGTTTCTTAAAGAGTTTTACGGTGCGCCTTGTAATCCTGCCTAAAAACGATAGCGGGCGGACTTCCGGCGACTGCGTCAATTCAAAGAGCTCCATCAGCTCGACATTGCCTTTAAGCTCGCGCTCGCCGATGGATTTGAAATCAAAGCGCTTGTCTATTTTAATCAGGTCACGCAGGGTGCGTGAGATGGTGATAATATCCGGACCGGCATTGGATTTTATCCGCTCGGCCATATTTACCGCGTCACCGAAGATATCATTGCCGCTTTCGGAAACCAGCCCGTAATGTATCCCGATACGAATGTGCAGGTCTTTATCTTCAGTTTGCGTTTGGCGGACTTGGGCAAGTTTCGCCTGCATGCTAAAGGCGGCTTTCAGGGCGTCGGTCGGGCGTTCAAAGACCGCCATAATGCTGTCTCCGATGGTTTTTACGACGCGGCCGTTGGCATGCTCGACTATCGGGAAAAGGTATTGGTTGTGCCGCTTTATCATTTCAAGGCCGGCCGTGTTGCCCTGCGAAGAGAAATATTTAGATGAACCGACGATGTCGGTAAAAAGGATGGTGCGCGCCCTGATGAACGCTGATGAGTGGCTGTCAATACCCATATATTAAAAAGTTATACAAAGCCTCAGCGTAAGGGTCAAATAAAATCTATCGCCACAAAGACACCAAGGAACAAAGAGCGATTTTATGACCGGAAGTGAAGGCAACACTCACTTTCAGCCCGGCAATTATTTAGTGATAACCGCCTTAAGCGGTTTGGTGGCGCGCCTTAAGAACAATACGGCAAAACAGGTATCAATCGGGTTAGACATCCAACTGCCGTTTTCCCCCTGTTCTTTAAGGAGATATTCCGCGCCTGTTGCATACCATTCGTTATTACCGAATAATTCTGTGTTAGCCAGTATGCCGGCTCGCTCAAGCGCATAAAGGTAATAATAATGGTGCTTTTTAGTATCCAGATATTTGGCGTGCTCAGTAACCGTGAAGTTTTTAGCCAGCCAGTCAACGGCTTTCGGGATGCATTTGTCTTTATCCTTGCTTTCCTTAAGGTAAAAATCATAGATACAAAGGCAACCTAATCCTCCCGCCGTCATGGCGCCGTAAGCGGATTGGCCGGCTGAACCATCGGCCGCATAATGCCAGCCGCCGTCAGTCGTCTGGGAAGAGCGCCACCATTGCAGGGCTTTTTTAAGGATATCGTCCGGTATGATAATGCCGGATTGCATGCAGGCCCTTAAACCCAATGCCGCATACTGTGAATTGGAATTATCGCCGGCCGGAGGCCCTTTGCGTTTTTGTTTGATGGCAACTTTCTTTACACTATCGGCATAATCGCCGTCTTTGCCTTTCTTTTTAGGCGCCGGCTTTTTTTTCGAATCATCCGGCGTGCCGGTAACTTGCGCTTTCGAGTCTTTTTCGGGCGGCTTCTCCAAAACCGTTTTTTCCCCATAGCTCCATTGCCCGTTAGCACATTGGTTATCAATAAGGAATTGGGCGCAGTTCTTGATTTCATCCTGGTATTTCACCATATCAATTGCCTCTAATGTCATGGCCCGTAACGCGACATGATAGGTGAAATCGAGCTCGTTTGACAGGACTTTTTCCAGGAGCTTGTCGATATCCGCCTCTTCGGCGCCAGCATGCACGATAGTATAAAGAATCAATTCTTCGGGACGGAATTTGCGCGTCACTTTTTTGTAATCAGTAAGATCAAAAGTAATATTGGTGTTTTTAACCAGGAAAGCCACGCCTTTCCTGATGGCACCATCGACTTTTTGCTGGTCAATCTTTGGGCGTGCCTGCTCGTCTTTCTTTCCGGGAGGCTTACCCTGAGCGAATATGAAACCGGCTAATCCAAACAATGCAATAATGAAAAAAGCAAATGCTGTTTTGTTTTTTATCATACCGATATCTCCTATGTAATATAACAATTGGCACTTAGGAATTATTCCTTCGCGCCAAAATAAGTTCAGTATATCATTGCCGCTAAGGGCTTATCACACCGGGATAGAAAGCCAGAGAATAAGCGCCGCATAGATTAAGGAGGAAAATACGCTTAAGCCAGCGGACACATTGCGCCCGCGGCGCATCAAAAGATAAATGCCGTAGGCAACCCCGATAACCATCAGGGCTATCTGGCAATACCAGACTCCCGGCTGCATCTTCCAGCCGCTCATTATGGAGGAAATCCAATCCGTATTGCCGAAGAGATTCCAGTTCCAGCCGAACGGGTCATTCAGCGTGTAAAGCATTTCCTTTATATGGATGGAAAACTGCTTGATAATCAGTCCCAGATGGGTGAAAATCAGGACCGGAATGAATGCATGTATGCGGGAAGAAAAGCCGAATAACGATACGCTGAATGATTTCATAATCGTAACGGCCAGGATAGCCATCACGAAAAGAGCGGAGATATGATATTGGTTAAAAGAGAAACGGGTTACCATGTATTCATTAACCCGTATCCCCAGCGCACTCGTATAAAAGGCGTGGAATAAAGTGAAAAGCAATAAGAGTATCACCAGAAAATTATAGGAGTGATTATCTGTATGAGCGCTTTTCAGGTCAGAAGCAGGCGCTCTTGCATTGATGGTGATATTATCATAAGGGCAGGCCTTCGGGCACTCCAGGCACAGCGTGCAGTGCATATTGGTATCCATGGTCGAAGGGAATTCGAAGACCGGACAGCCCACGCCTTTCTCATTACCGTTCAGGCAATCCTTATTGGGGCATTTAGCGCAAACATCCTGGTTGATACTGCGCAGTTCAAACGGCGCGAAGAGCGCGTACAATCCGCTCATTATTCCAACCGGGCAGGCATAACGGCAGAAAGATTTGCGGTTAAATAGGAAGACGAATATAATCGCCAGCGCAACCATGGCCAGCCCAATATAAGCGGTCATGCGCGGGTTCAGGGAAATCCCGATGCTGTATTCAAGGAAAACCATGACGCATAATAAGGTAACCGGCAGCCATAGTTTCCGCAGGAATGGCGGGATATCCGGCTTACTGCTTTCCAATCGCTTTTTGCCGCTTATCGCACCGAACCATCCGGCGATGGTATTCCACGGGCACACCGTACACCAGACCTTGCCGAAGATGATGGCGAAGATGCTTATTAAGGTGAGCCAGATAATGCCGGTGGCGACGGAGGCGATATTGCGGTATGTCCCGCCGAAAAGGCCGGCGTAGACAATCAGTCCGAACAAGAGGACGAACACGAGGCGGAGAATAAACAGCCACCACCTGGTTTTAGCCAGGTTTTTTATAATGCCCACAGTAAATAAATTATATTTCATTACTTGCTAAATGCCACAACAAACCTAACAAACGCCCCCTTAAGCGAGTAGTCGTTATTAATGGTCAGGTCATCGGAGAAATCGGTAAAGTTATAGCCGCCGCCGATATAAAAGCTGTCGGCAAGCTTATAAAGGACTTCGGCAAGGAATCCGCTTTTCGTGTCATCCGCCAGATATTGCCTCAAGGTGCGGTATTCCAAGCCGGCCGTCCACTTATCAAATATCTTATAATTGAAGCGCGTCAGGTGCAAGGTGGTCTTGCTATCCATCCACGGATAATTGACAACCTTTTCCTCGCCCTCTTTCAACGCGTATTTTTCGATTACCTCAAGTTTCTTGGTGACGTCATACGCCAATTCAATCGAATAAATATTAAGGCGCTGGCGGGTGATTCTTATCGCGTTAAGCAAATCGGCCTGGCTTGCCGGGTAATCGTCGGTCAGGCGCGTGTATTTGGCAAGGATGTTCAGCCTGTCCCAGTTTACCGGACGGTAGCCGACGCCAAGCCCGTATTCGCGGTATAAAGCCTCGGTCGTTTCGGTTGCCTGGTTTAAGGTCTGCGCCCAGTTGAAACGCCCGTCAATATAAAGATTGCGCTCCATGTTCCACTTGAACGAATTAGATGTAAGATACTGGTTCCTGTCTCCGACCATGGTATTCTCATCGAATCTTACTTCCAGCCGCGTGGTTATAACTAACGGCTTGGAATAATAGCCAATCGCCGTGGAAGCGCTGTAACGCTCGGTTTCGCTGGTATCATAATTCTGCAACCGGCTCTTTTCGAAATTGCCGTTCCAGCGCCAGTAGACATTTATTTGCTTATCCACCCCGACGCGCTGGGAATTAGCCTCGCTTATCTCGGACTTTTTATATTCCTGCTGGGTGTACACCCGTGTGGATTCATCCGGCTTATAGGCAGTGCCCGTGGTGAATAGGGATTCCCTGCCTTCGGTTCTGGTCAATCCCTGGCGGTAATTCGTATAAAGGCTCCATAGCTCGTTAAGTTTCGTTTCCACCCCAACGAGTTGCGCATTTCCGTCCGTCCCGCTGGTCGCTTCCACTCTGGCGGTAGAAACGATATCCATGGTGTCCGGGTCAACGATGCTTGCCGCCGCGCCTAAAGTCGTCTGGTAATTCGAGTCTCCGTTCAGGGTTGCCTGCTGGCCGAGATACGTCCTGAAAACCCCGCCGTAGAACTTGCGCTCCACCCTCGCGGCAACTATATCCGTATCGCGGTTGGTTTCCCCTTGGATGGCGTTAAGCGGAATATGCGCTTCTTGGTGGCGGTATTCGCCGTTAAACGCCCATTGGTTATTGGGCGTGTAGTTGCCGTGTAAAGAAGCGGTTTCCGTCCGCTTGGCTCCGACCTGGAATCTGGTGGCAAGGTTTTCCGTATCAAGCTCCAATAATTCCTGCGCGTCGTATCTGGCGATGAGATTGAGTTTTCCTTCCAGCATGGAATTGGAAACCGACAAGCCGTATTTCTCCGTCCCTTGCTGGTTAACGGTATCTGAGCTTATGAAATCAGGCTGGAGGCGCTTGTAATACGCGCTTATCGGCAGGCGGTCAATCTCGTTAATCGTTGTCTTGATGCTGTAAGCCGCTCCTTTCGGTTGCACGGCGTTCGGGATGTTACTGAAACTTAATCCGCCGTCCGTTGACAGCGAATTGGGAATCGCGAAGGAAACCGATTCCGCGTATTCGATATCCAGCTTGTTCTTGGTGAATAGGGTCAAGGACGTATTCGCGCCCCTTAATTCATAATTCTCATCGAGCGTCTCTTCCCTGATATAAGTCCCTCCTAATTTCACCTGGAACTGTTCGCCGGGTATCGGGATTTGCCGGCTGGCTGAACCGCCATAACTGCCCCTAGTCCAGTGGCTCCGGTCCGGCTCGTATTCATAGTCTATTATAATGTAAGCCGGATTCCCGTTTAAGAGCCCTGTTGAGATAAGGCCGTTGGAAGATTCAACCGAGGCAACCGGTTTGGTCAGGACTATCCGGCCGTTGGAATAATCTATCTCGTAATCATCGCCCTGCGACAATGGCGTATTGGATAAAGTCAGGTTGGTGATTTTATCGCGCACTTCAATGCGGATTTGTTCCGAGCCCCGGACGACATTCCGGTTTTCCAGGTAATAAAATGTCCCGCCGGTCGCCTTGAATTCGTTATGGCCGCTTAACTGTTTAGCCTGCGCGCCGAACAGCGTTGCATTGGTCATCGTCTTTTGGTCATTGTTCGTTTTATTAACATATACCTTTGCCCCATAAAGAGTCCGATTATAATTAAGCAACTCCGTTTTATTCAATCCCGTCTGGTAATTCCCGACCACCAGGTTACTGCCGCTGGGCAGGTGCTCTGCCAGAAGATAAACCGGCCCTTGCGTATTGGTCGCATCCCAAGATACTTTGGACGTATCGCCGTAAGTGAGATAATATTTATCCGGGTCGATATAACGGGACAAACTACGTTCATTCTCACGGTTTGCGATTCTATCTGTATCAACGGATGAAGTAATGCGGTACTTCCCGTTAATGGTCGTCTTTAAATAACCGGCAACCCGGCCCTGGCCGTAAGCGCCGTCATTATACATATCATTATGCTTTACCGGATTAATATTGCCGCTCGTATTATTGTAGCCGGCAACGCCTTCTCCTAAGATGACCAAGTCTAAGGAGTCCGTAGAGTTTGTAGAATTCTTGGAGTTGACAGGGAAGTTCACTTTGCACAATAACCCTTCCGTAACTCTCACTACTTTTGAACTATTAAACCCTTGAACTTTTAAACTTAAGAGGTGCGTTCCCGGCATCACCCCCGGCACGTGGTATTTCCCGTCCTTATCCGTGGTGATGATTGTCCCGTCTTCCATTATAATTTTCGCCTTGGCTATACCCTTTTCGCCTTCATCCTGGACGCCGTTGTTGTTGGCATCCTCAAAGACCTTTCCGATAATCGTCCCCAAATCGAATATCGGGTCGGGAATGACCGTGACCGATTCGCGCGCGGTATTGGAACGCCCCTCGGTGACCGGCGGGACATTGTAATAATATACCGCATACGCCTTGTTTTCATACTTGCCGAAAGTGACTCCGCTTCCCACGACTAATTGATAAGTTAAAATCTTACTCTCGCCGACAATAAAATCACCCGCGTCAAAGGCAAGCGTTGCCGCACCGGTCGGGTCGGCCTGCTTAACCCCGTTCAGCAACGTCGAACCCCGGACATATTTAAAGCCAAAAGGAATCCGGTCGTAAACGGTCGTCGTCCTCGTGGCATCGGTCGGGTCAGGGCCTTTGTTGGTAATATTGATTTGATACGTTACGATATCGCCGATTGTTACTTGCTGCTTATTAGCTTTCTTGGTAAGGGAAATATCCGCCGGGTCGGGCGGCGCTTGTCCGATGGCGTAAAGCTTGTCGTCATTGGCGCCGACATAAACTACCGGGCTTATTGCAGAGCTGTTTGCCAGCGCCGGAGTGGAACGGATTGGCTGTCCCGTATTATAATCCCAGTTGGCGATCCCTGTCGGCGAGATAGAATATAATTTACCGTCATCCGAACCGATATAAACCGCGCCGGTTGAATCAATGGTCGGCGATGAACGGATATTATTTCCGGTAACAAAAGGGAATCCGGCAACGATTGCACCGGTAGGATCCAGGCAATAAAGCTTGTCGTCATCCGACCCGAAATAGATATTGCCTCCGGCATCGACGGCTGGTGATGAATAAACCGCCCCGTTGGTCTGGTAGCGCCACTTCAATGTCCCGTCCGCATTTAACGCGTACAAATAATTATCCAAAGAGCCGATGTAAACCGTTCCGTCCGCCGCTATCGCCGGAGATGAAACGATGCCGCTACCGGTCGGGTAAGACCACTTGATGGTGCTATCCGGATTCACGGCGTAAACCCTGCCGTCTGCCGAGCCGACATAAATCGTCCCGTCCGCCGCTATCGCCGGCGATGTCTCCAGCCACGGCCCACACTGGCGCGACCATTTGAAACTACCGTCGTAATTAATCGCGTAAAGATTGCCGTTAATCGAGCCGACGTAAACCGTCCCGTCCGCGCCGATTGCCGGAGAAGATTTCAGCCAGCTTCCCGTATCATAAGTCCATTTCTGCGTCCCGCCCGGATTGATTGCGTGGAGCATGCCGGATGCCGCGCCGATAAAAATGGTGCCGTCCGCGGCAATCGCCGGGGATGAATGAACCAGCCCGCCGATTACATACGGACCCGCCCAGACAGTGGAACTCGATGGCGTGATTTTGTAAAGGTTGCCGTCGTAAGAGGCAATGTAAATATTATTGGCGGCGTCTATTGCCGGTGACGATTCCACATCTCCGCCTGTAGAAAATGCCCATTTGAACGTATTGGTTATCGGCCCCTGATACGGGCTTAAGCCGGTGTGCCTAAGGTCGTGGTGGAACATCGGGCTGGGGGAATTCAAGAGCGCCGAGCCATCCGCAATCACGTTGACGTCCGCCGTGGCTGATGCCGTAAAGCCCTGGTTATCCGCCAACTCCATCTTTACCGTGTATGTCCCGACTCCCGGATACGTATAGGAAGAGGTTTTTATTTTGCTGTATGCCGTATCCCAGACGCCATCGTTGGTGTAATCCCAGCGCACCATCAAAGCCGAGGCGGTTTCGTGGAGGTCATAAGATGCCGAGCCGTCAAGGTAAAACGCCGTGGAAACCGTGCCGGTAACCGGGATGGCCGTAAGGATGGCGACTGGGGGTAATTCGGGCACCTCGCTTTCTTTCTGGTTAAAGTTGATGATACTGCCGACCACCACGGCCAATCCGCCAAAATGCCATAGACCAAGTTCCGTCTTCTCCCCGATTTGCGATGCCACCTTCGTAACCATCTGGATATCCGAAACAAACTCGGCCGAAGATCCCGCGAGCTTCGTCCCAATCTTTAAAAGGCCTTCGGGCGTTTTCTGGTAATAGACTATCTCGTATTTCTCCGGCGGCGAGAATTCTATGAGGTTCGTGTATTTCTCGTAAGTGATTTCCTTTCCGTCCAGCAGAATCTTTTCCGGAATCCATGCCTGGTTAACCCGCGACGGGGTCTTGCTGATGGAAACGTCATCCTTTGCCCAGGCATACATGATATAATAGTAATATGCCTCAGCCGGAGCCATGGTCTTGGTAAAGCGGTCGAGCACCACGGAATCTACCTGGTTTAAAACCTCCTGCCAGCGGTAAACAACCTCGATAGTTTCGGCAGACAAGGAAAGATTCACTGCGGCTATTATTATAAAAATATAAATAAAAACAGCTTTCCTCATTCTTCCTCGCTATTCACTCCTCACTACTCGTTACTCTCCAAGAAATCCAATCTCCTCGTCTTTTCCGTAATCACTGTCTGCGCCCCGGTAGTCTGGTAAGCCAGAAGGATAATCTGGGTGCGGTATTCTCCCTCATACAACAACGCCTTGACCAAGCCGGAGAAAGGGAGGGGCGGGGCATACCAGATAGCGCCTTCATAGCCATCTTCATCCGGTATCAGGTTTACCTTATCGCACTTAAGCCAGGTTTCTTTATTGTTTACGTTTATCTGCACCTCATCGGTTTCCTTTTTACCCGAATGTTCCGGCTGGGTAAAAGGAATCGGCGGGATGCTCCGGGTCATTTCATAGAAGAGCCCTTCCGCGCTCAGGCGCGTCCGCACTTCCCAGCGCTTCAGCTCTATTTCCACCGCCTGCATGTTATTGAATTTCATGATTAGCTTGAAGGGCTGGGGATTGCCTTTTTCATCCACCATGAATTTGAAGACACGTTGCTGGTCGGTGCCGTCGTTTATGACGTATTCCACCCAGAAATACTCGGCATCTTTCCAGAGCGCCTTGCTGGTGATGCTGATTTTGACGATGCCTTCGGAAAGCTGGCTGGGATTGGCTTCCGGGCTGTATTTGACATAGCGCCGGAGGCGGTAGGTGACGGATTCGCCGATGGAGAAGGAGGAAGGCAAGGCAAGCCGTGAAGCGGCGGGGACAAATTCCGTAACAACCAGCTTCTCCACCCCCTTACAGCCGAACGCTGACAAAACAAACAATAGGCAAAGGCATAATTTCTTCATGGCAAGTCAATTATAAATTTAGATTGTAACGGGGTCAAGGTAAAAAATTTTCATATATTTTTATTTTTTGGCTTGACAAAGTCATAATTATGGTTTATACTTTTAGCGTTAGTTTTAAATAGTGTGCTTCTAAGAAACCGTCAGGCATAGCGTGAGCTTTGCTTGAATATAAAATAAGGAAGAAGTTCCCAATGAAGTTCATTGCGGACTTTCACATACATTCCAAATACAGCCGGGCGACCAGCCCGGAGATGAATGTCGAAATACTCTCCCGCTGGGCAAAAATCAAGGGCATCAAACTTTTAGGCACGGGCGATTTTACCCACCCCAATTACTTCGCGGAACTACGCTTGCGCCTGACAGACGCAGGGAACGGATTCTTCACCCTAAAGAAAGGCGAAAAATCCACCCACTTCATCCTGAGCGCGGAAATCAGCAATATCTTCACCCAAAACGGCAAAGGCCGGAGAATCCATACGCTCATCCTGGCCCCCAGCTTCGACGCGGTCAGCAAGATAAACGCCAAGTTGAAGCGCATGGGCAACGTTTCCTCGGACGGACGCCCCATCTTCGGGCAGCCGGTCAAGGAGATGGCCAAGATGATCATGGATACCGCTCCGGAATGTTTCCTCGTGCCAGCGCATGCCTGGACGCCCTGGTTTTCCCTCTACGGGGCGAATTCCGGGTTCGATTCCATCGAAGAATGCTTCGGCGAAGAGGCCAAATACATCCACTGCATCGAAACCGGGCTCTCTTCCGACCCGGCGATGAACTGGCGGCTCTCCAAACTGGATAAGGTTGCCTTGATTTCCAATTCCGACGCGCACTCACCCCGTAAAATCGGACGGGAGGCGAACGTCTTTGACGCGGAGTTTTCCTATAAATCCATCATCGATACCCTCAAGGCCAGGGACCCCAAGCGATTCCTTTACACGATAGAATTTTTCCCGGAGGAAGGCAAATACCATTTCGACGGGCACCGCGACTGCAACGTGGCGCTTTCGCCCGCGGAAAGCAAGAAGAACAATAACCTCTGCCCCAAATGCAGGAAGCCGCTCACCATCGGCGTCATGCACCGGGTAGAGGCGCTGGCCGACCGGCCGGAGGGATTTGTCCCACCCAACAGCATCCCCTATAAAAACCTGGTTCCGCTGGAGGAAATCATCGCGGATGCGCTCGATGTCTCCACCGGAACGACCACGGAAGAAGCCGCCTACGACAAGCTGATTGAAAAATGCGGTAGCGAATTCAAGATACTCCTGGATATGCAACTGGATGAAATCTCCCACTTCGCGGACGATAAAGTCGTAAAAGGCATCAAACTGGTCCGGGAAGGGAAGCTCCATATCGAACCGGGCCACGACGGCGTTTACGGGAAAATCAGGATTTTCGAACACACCCCGCCGAAAGACGCACCGGCAAGCCAGCTTTCCTCTTTCAGGTTTGCCCCGCCCAGCCAGATGAAGCTTTTCTAAATTTCCCCGGTGCCCTTATGGAACAAATCCGGCTTTATTCGTGCCATTCGTGTTTATAAATCAGCGCATAAAAAAAATGAATAATTTTCAAAATTAGAGTTGACATTTCAGGTTTTTGCGGTTATACTATTGCCGGAGGAATTTAAAATATGCAAAATAAAAGATTACATCATGGGAAAAACACGGGCTTCACGCTGATAGAACTCCTGGTCGTCATCGCCATCATTACGGTATTAGCCACGTATCTCATGGTAAACTTCCTGGGGTTTAACTGTTCGGCCAGGCAGGCGGCATCCAAGGCGGCCATCAGCGCCATGTCCGAATCCTTAGAATTATTCTACGCGGACTACGGCGGCTATCCCAAACAGGCCGCGTCAAACTTTTCGTCATCGGTCCTGGTCGAGGCTTTGAAAGGCGACCTGACCGCCGACCCGCCCAAAAAGCAATACTATCCCTTCAAAAGGGGGGAAACCGGACAGGGCGGCGAATGGGTCAACAAACTGGGATTCCCCTATTATTACCGCAATAATAACGCAGAAAATTATTCCAGCAAAAAACCACCCCCGCCCGACGTGCGGAATATAAGCACCTTTGATATCTGGAGCCAGGATTGCAAGACCCCTGAAGGCATGACTGACCCCATGCAAATAGCCGGTAAGACGATTATTTGCAATTGGGAATAACGGTTAATAATCAAGAGGAATTTTGAAATTAGTTATAGAAGGAGGGGATATTATGCTGCCACAAATAGGCGAGACTGCCGGACAGGTCTGGTATGCACTGGGCAAAAACGGGAAGACACCTGCAAGCAAACTGGGGAAAATGCTCAATCTTTCCCCCGAACATGTGCACCTGGCAATAGGCTGGCTGGCACGGGAAAACAAAATTCATCTTTCCTTTGACGGCAAAACAGCCAATGCCGAACTGACGGACAGCGAAAAGAAGGCCTACGCGCACCACTGCAAGAAATAAGCTTAAGCCTTGAACTGGAGCTTGTAGAGCTTGTAGTAGATGCCTTTT from Planctomycetota bacterium includes:
- a CDS encoding 4Fe-4S binding protein, which gives rise to MKYNLFTVGIIKNLAKTRWWLFILRLVFVLLFGLIVYAGLFGGTYRNIASVATGIIWLTLISIFAIIFGKVWCTVCPWNTIAGWFGAISGKKRLESSKPDIPPFLRKLWLPVTLLCVMVFLEYSIGISLNPRMTAYIGLAMVALAIIFVFLFNRKSFCRYACPVGIMSGLYALFAPFELRSINQDVCAKCPNKDCLNGNEKGVGCPVFEFPSTMDTNMHCTLCLECPKACPYDNITINARAPASDLKSAHTDNHSYNFLVILLLLFTLFHAFYTSALGIRVNEYMVTRFSFNQYHISALFVMAILAVTIMKSFSVSLFGFSSRIHAFIPVLIFTHLGLIIKQFSIHIKEMLYTLNDPFGWNWNLFGNTDWISSIMSGWKMQPGVWYCQIALMVIGVAYGIYLLMRRGRNVSAGLSVFSSLIYAALILWLSIPV
- a CDS encoding winged helix-turn-helix domain-containing protein; amino-acid sequence: MMLPQIGETAGQVWYALGKNGKTPASKLGKMLNLSPEHVHLAIGWLARENKIHLSFDGKTANAELTDSEKKAYAHHCKK
- a CDS encoding prepilin-type N-terminal cleavage/methylation domain-containing protein; amino-acid sequence: MQNKRLHHGKNTGFTLIELLVVIAIITVLATYLMVNFLGFNCSARQAASKAAISAMSESLELFYADYGGYPKQAASNFSSSVLVEALKGDLTADPPKKQYYPFKRGETGQGGEWVNKLGFPYYYRNNNAENYSSKKPPPPDVRNISTFDIWSQDCKTPEGMTDPMQIAGKTIICNWE
- a CDS encoding PQQ-binding-like beta-propeller repeat protein; protein product: MRKAVFIYIFIIIAAVNLSLSAETIEVVYRWQEVLNQVDSVVLDRFTKTMAPAEAYYYYIMYAWAKDDVSISKTPSRVNQAWIPEKILLDGKEITYEKYTNLIEFSPPEKYEIVYYQKTPEGLLKIGTKLAGSSAEFVSDIQMVTKVASQIGEKTELGLWHFGGLAVVVGSIINFNQKESEVPELPPVAILTAIPVTGTVSTAFYLDGSASYDLHETASALMVRWDYTNDGVWDTAYSKIKTSSYTYPGVGTYTVKMELADNQGFTASATADVNVIADGSALLNSPSPMFHHDLRHTGLSPYQGPITNTFKWAFSTGGDVESSPAIDAANNIYIASYDGNLYKITPSSSTVWAGPYVIGGLVHSSPAIAADGTIFIGAASGMLHAINPGGTQKWTYDTGSWLKSSPAIGADGTVYVGSINGNLYAINYDGSFKWSRQCGPWLETSPAIAADGTIYVGSADGRVYAVNPDSTIKWSYPTGSGIVSSPAIAADGTVYIGSLDNYLYALNADGTLKWRYQTNGAVYSSPAVDAGGNIYFGSDDDKLYCLDPTGAIVAGFPFVTGNNIRSSPTIDSTGAVYIGSDDGKLYSISPTGIANWDYNTGQPIRSTPALANSSAISPVVYVGANDDKLYAIGQAPPDPADISLTKKANKQQVTIGDIVTYQINITNKGPDPTDATRTTTVYDRIPFGFKYVRGSTLLNGVKQADPTGAATLAFDAGDFIVGESKILTYQLVVGSGVTFGKYENKAYAVYYYNVPPVTEGRSNTARESVTVIPDPIFDLGTIIGKVFEDANNNGVQDEGEKGIAKAKIIMEDGTIITTDKDGKYHVPGVMPGTHLLSLKVQGFNSSKVVRVTEGLLCKVNFPVNSKNSTNSTDSLDLVILGEGVAGYNNTSGNINPVKHNDMYNDGAYGQGRVAGYLKTTINGKYRITSSVDTDRIANRENERSLSRYIDPDKYYLTYGDTSKVSWDATNTQGPVYLLAEHLPSGSNLVVGNYQTGLNKTELLNYNRTLYGAKVYVNKTNNDQKTMTNATLFGAQAKQLSGHNEFKATGGTFYYLENRNVVRGSEQIRIEVRDKITNLTLSNTPLSQGDDYEIDYSNGRIVLTKPVASVESSNGLISTGLLNGNPAYIIIDYEYEPDRSHWTRGSYGGSASRQIPIPGEQFQVKLGGTYIREETLDENYELRGANTSLTLFTKNKLDIEYAESVSFAIPNSLSTDGGLSFSNIPNAVQPKGAAYSIKTTINEIDRLPISAYYKRLQPDFISSDTVNQQGTEKYGLSVSNSMLEGKLNLIARYDAQELLELDTENLATRFQVGAKRTETASLHGNYTPNNQWAFNGEYRHQEAHIPLNAIQGETNRDTDIVAARVERKFYGGVFRTYLGQQATLNGDSNYQTTLGAAASIVDPDTMDIVSTARVEATSGTDGNAQLVGVETKLNELWSLYTNYRQGLTRTEGRESLFTTGTAYKPDESTRVYTQQEYKKSEISEANSQRVGVDKQINVYWRWNGNFEKSRLQNYDTSETERYSASTAIGYYSKPLVITTRLEVRFDENTMVGDRNQYLTSNSFKWNMERNLYIDGRFNWAQTLNQATETTEALYREYGLGVGYRPVNWDRLNILAKYTRLTDDYPASQADLLNAIRITRQRLNIYSIELAYDVTKKLEVIEKYALKEGEEKVVNYPWMDSKTTLHLTRFNYKIFDKWTAGLEYRTLRQYLADDTKSGFLAEVLYKLADSFYIGGGYNFTDFSDDLTINNDYSLKGAFVRFVVAFSK
- a CDS encoding terpene cyclase/mutase family protein — encoded protein: MIKNKTAFAFFIIALFGLAGFIFAQGKPPGKKDEQARPKIDQQKVDGAIRKGVAFLVKNTNITFDLTDYKKVTRKFRPEELILYTIVHAGAEEADIDKLLEKVLSNELDFTYHVALRAMTLEAIDMVKYQDEIKNCAQFLIDNQCANGQWSYGEKTVLEKPPEKDSKAQVTGTPDDSKKKPAPKKKGKDGDYADSVKKVAIKQKRKGPPAGDNSNSQYAALGLRACMQSGIIIPDDILKKALQWWRSSQTTDGGWHYAADGSAGQSAYGAMTAGGLGCLCIYDFYLKESKDKDKCIPKAVDWLAKNFTVTEHAKYLDTKKHHYYYLYALERAGILANTELFGNNEWYATGAEYLLKEQGENGSWMSNPIDTCFAVLFLRRATKPLKAVITK